In Altererythrobacter rubellus, the following are encoded in one genomic region:
- a CDS encoding limonene-1,2-epoxide hydrolase family protein, with translation MTPSETVQTFVDHWNSGDMEAMYDMCADDITWHNMPMEPVTGVSAVRDAVSGFMGPVDRCEWEIHTIATNGNSVLTERTDAFILSDGRRAALPVMGTFEINGDGKIAEWRDYFDMATFQREFGGG, from the coding sequence TTGTCGACCATTGGAACAGCGGTGACATGGAAGCAATGTATGACATGTGCGCAGATGACATCACCTGGCACAACATGCCGATGGAACCGGTAACCGGTGTTTCCGCAGTGCGCGATGCCGTGAGCGGCTTTATGGGGCCGGTTGATCGCTGCGAGTGGGAAATCCATACGATCGCCACAAACGGCAACTCGGTCCTTACCGAGCGTACCGACGCATTTATCCTGAGCGATGGACGCCGTGCCGCGCTGCCTGTGATGGGCACGTTCGAGATCAATGGCGATGGCAAGATAGCCGAGTGGCGCGACTATTTCGACATGGCAACATTTCAGCGCGAGTTTGGCGGCGGTTAA